CCCGGACGGAGGCCAACAGGGGTATCGTTGGCCGGAGGAGGAGGCTCGCCGACCCCGCGGAGGAGACGGGCGGGGGCAGTTTCCCGCCCGGCTCCGGAGCGGTCCCGCGACGGAGCCTCTTCCGCCGACCCGGCACGCCCTCCCTACGCCTCTCGGCCACGCCAGCCAAACCGCCGGAGAACGCTGCTCAAAGTTGACGTAGGCTCGCCGGGCCGGTAACTTCCAGGATTCACGGAGGGGTGATGATACGGAGCATGACGGGGTACGGGGAGGCGGAGCGCGACACTCCCGCCGGGGTCCTGCAGGCCGAAGTACGGACGGTGAACCACCGCCACTTCAACGTGAACTTCCGGCTCCCCTCGTCGCTCGCGCGCTGGGAGACGGAGATGCGCGAGTGGCTGCGGACGTCCGTGTCGCGCGGCCACGTGAGCTGCGCCATCCGCGTGGAGCCCCACCCCGGCGACGCGGCCGCCCGCGGCCTGCGCGTGAACGACGAGCGCGTGGCCGCCTACCTCGCCCTGTTCCGCGAGATGGGCGAGCGCTTCGGCATTCCCGGCGAGCCCGACCTGGCGCTGCTCACCCGCTACTCCGACGTGATCGTCCGCGACGACACCGCCGACGTTCAGGTGGAGGTGGACGGAGACGACCTCCGCGCGGTGGTGGAGGAAGCGTCGCGCCGCAACGTGACCATGCGCGAGGACGAGGGCCGCCGCCTCCAGGCAGACCTGGAAGGCAGGCTGGACGCCATCTCCGCCGCACTGGCCGAGATCGAGCGCCGCGCGCCCGCGCGTCTCACGGCCGAGCGCGACCGGCTGCGCGAGGCGATACGCGAGCTGGCCGGCGGCGTGGGCATCAGCGAGGACCGGCTGGCGCAGGAGGTGGCGCACCTGGCCGAGCGCTGGGACGTGAACGAGGAGCTGGTGCG
This is a stretch of genomic DNA from Longimicrobiaceae bacterium. It encodes these proteins:
- a CDS encoding YicC/YloC family endoribonuclease; the protein is MTGYGEAERDTPAGVLQAEVRTVNHRHFNVNFRLPSSLARWETEMREWLRTSVSRGHVSCAIRVEPHPGDAAARGLRVNDERVAAYLALFREMGERFGIPGEPDLALLTRYSDVIVRDDTADVQVEVDGDDLRAVVEEASRRNVTMREDEGRRLQADLEGRLDAISAALAEIERRAPARLTAERDRLREAIRELAGGVGISEDRLAQEVAHLAERWDVNEELVRFRSHGELFRELLAADSAEPVGKRLSFLVQEMHREANTIGSKANDAAIAHRVVAIKDEVERLREQVENVE